In one Vicia villosa cultivar HV-30 ecotype Madison, WI unplaced genomic scaffold, Vvil1.0 ctg.002440F_1_1, whole genome shotgun sequence genomic region, the following are encoded:
- the LOC131638822 gene encoding protein BREAST CANCER SUSCEPTIBILITY 1 homolog, with protein sequence MGDLERMGRELKCPICWSLLHDAASLTCNHLFCNSCIFKSMKSASACPVCKIPFTRREVRPAPHIDNLVAIYKNMEAASGTNLFLTQNPSDTKSPEEEKQREGNAESGEKGTSRTQKNHIEEEKTPVRNKSRKKLKPGKKSPAASRAKPSFPAKKRVQVPQDILSETPLRDLKSGGSLSRINKEGTQKAFTKGNAMEIRSEKGDCVKEPFFWLREVQEGEILSGPTDEDQIIEGSTPVPPSFSDLKDADDESPTKQAPSDEVQNKPSVNLFDSEMFEWTQKPCSPELFSTPTKMQVEDAVDIDEIDEEIVAATQEHQSSADAYSTQFANPNGNQLANTLPPGSSQIKSSDDLNGKKKSTKRSRKAREKYRQDHIRELNCQSDVMNMDSNITSKAIEEQSLDHKSKALNLKKSSGRAKRVCFVTSADSTSQNACTVSNILGVQNNNERKMAKNSYASSSKQDNEMLCPKKIAGKSQVKRSGKQRLDVVCDPPEDLTSMQNQCKELAGSASSSLSPQTDNNNTTNTRKRKNSLSKKSMPCSTERKSTKKSKPSPELISRAKDDKEIKPDDSIKEVTDVSVLKDSLKEKQCHSTDQPVLRKCVSHAKGYQCAFCLSSEESEASGAIVHYFDGKPVTADYEGGSKVIHCHRNCTEWAPNVYFEGDNAINLEAEVSRSRRIKCSFCGLKGAALGCYEKSCRRSFHVTCAKWTPECRWDMENFVMLCPLHAPSKLPYESSGSHHRSKTLAATKAKSCSLKHDTTTQSRISLGSHKKIVLCCSALSLQERDVVSEFEKVSKFTVSKTWDSSVTHVIASTDENGACRRTLKVLMGILEGKWILSIEWIKACIREAGPVDEDLYEVNVDIHGIKDGPHLGRLRVLNKQPKLFDGYKFYFVGDFIPSYKGYLQDLVIAAGGIILHRKPVSDDQNPVSHIRPQQALIIYNLEVSANCNPLEKDAIFSQRRHDAEVLARSTGSVVASNTWILNSIAGCKLQSLA encoded by the exons ATGGGCGATCTTGAAAGAATGGGCAGAGAACTCAAATGTCCAATCTG TTGGAGTTTACTACACGATGCTGCTTCCCTCACCTGCAATCATCTTTTCTGCAA CTCTTGTATTTTTAAGTCCATGAAATCTGCATCCGCTTGTCCTGTATGCAAAATACCTTTCACTCGTCGAG AGGTTCGCCCTGCTCCTCACATCGACAATTTAGTTGCGATCTACAAAAACATGGAAGCTGCATCTGGAACTAATTTATTCCTcactcaaaatccatctgatacCAAATCACCAG AGGAGGAAAAACAAAGGGAAGGTAATGCTGAGTCTGGTGAAAAAGGAACAAGTCGAACTCAAAAAAATCACATTGAGGAGGAAAAGACCCCAGTGAGAAACAAGTCTAGGAAGAAGCTAAAGCCTGGAAAGAAAAGTCCGGCTGCTAGCCGCGCAAAACCTTCTTTTCCTGCTAAGAAAAGAGTTCAAGTGCCACAAGATATTCTCTCAGAAACCCCACTTAGGGATTTAAAGTCAGGAGGCTCTCTTAGTAGAATTAACAAAGAAGGAACACAAAAGGCTTTCACCAAGGGAAATGCAATGGAAATTCGGAGTGAAAAAGGTGATTGTGTGAAAGAACCATTCTTTTGGTTAAGAGAGGTGCAAGAAGGTGAAATATTAAGTGGGCCCACTGATGAGGATCAAATTATTGAGGGTTCAACGCCGGTTCCTCCTTCATTTAGTGATCTTaaagatgctgatgatgaaagCCCTACAAAACAAGCTCCATCA GATGAGGTGCAAAACAAACCATCTGTTAATTTATTTGATAGTGAGATGTTTGAATGGACACAAAAGCCATGCTCCCCTGAATTATTTTCAACTCCGACCAAAATGCAG GTTGAGGATGCTGTTgatattgatgaaattgatgaggaAATAGTGGCAGCAACTCAAGAGCATCAGTCAAGTGCTGATGCTTACAGTACACAATTTGCAAATCCAAATGGTAATCAATTGGCTAATACATTACCACCAGGTTCCTCTCAGATTAAAAGTTCTGATGATCTAAATGGAAAAAAGAAGTCTACAAAGAGAAGCAGGAAGGCTAGAGAAAAATATAGGCAGGACCATATTAGAGAACTAAATTGCCAAAGTGATGTTATGAATATGGATTCAAATATAACATCAAAAGCCATTGAGGAGCAATCATTGGACCATAAAAGCAAAGCTTTGAACCTGAAAAAGTCTAGTGGAAGGGCCAAAAGGGTGTGTTTTGTTACTAGTGCAGACTCAACATCTCAAAATGCTTGCACAGTCTCTAATATATTAGGAGTTCAAAACAATAATGAAAGAAAGATGGCTAAGAATTCATATGCTTCATCATCTAAACAAGATAATGAGATGCTATGTCCTAAGAAGATTGCTGGAAAAAGTCAGGTGAAAAGATCTGGAAAACAAAGGCTAGATGTTGTGTGTGACCCACCTGAAGATTTAACTTCAATGCAAAACCAATGCAAAGAGCTTGCTGGATCTGCTTCATCTAGTTTAAGTCCACAGACGGATAATAATAACACCACCAATACTAGGAAAAGAAAAAACAGTTTGTCCAAAAAGTCTATGCCCTGCAGTACTGAAAGGAAGAGTACTAAAAAGTCAAAGCCTTCCCCTGAACTTATCTCTAGGGCTAAAGATGATAAAGAAATTAAGCCAGATGATAGCATTAAGGAAGTTACTGATGTCAGCGTACTGAAGGATTCTTTGAAAGAGAAACAATGTCATTCGACAGATCAACCAGTTTTAAGAAAATGTGTCAGCCATGCCAAAGGGTATCAGTGTGCTTTCTGTCTCTCGTCAGAAGAATCAGAG GCTTCTGGTGCAATTGTGCACTATTTTGATGGCAAGCCCGTCACTGCTGATTATGAAGGAGGATCTAAAGTCATACATTGTCACAGGAATTGCACAGAATG GGCCCCAAATGTATATTTTGAAGGTGATAATGCAATAAATCTCGAAGCTGAAGTAAGTAGAAGTCGGCGAATCAAATGCAGTTTTTGTGGACTTAAAGGAGCTGCACTCGGTTGCTATGAGAAAAGTTGTCGCAGGAGCTTTCATGTCACTTGTGCCAAGTGGACTCCTGAATGTCGATGGGATATG gaaAATTTTGTCATGTTATGCCCTCTACATGCTCCCTCCAAGTTACCATATGAAAGTTCAGGATCGCATCACAGGAGCAAAACACTTGCAGCTACCAAAGCTAAAAGCTGTAGCCTCAAACATGACACTACAACCCAGAGTCGGATTTCTCTTGGATCTCACAAGAAAATTGTGCTGTGTTGTTCAGCTCTATCTTTACAGGAGAGG GATGTTGTTTCCGAATTTGAAAAAGTGTCCAAGTTCACTGTTTCTAAAACTTGGGATTCAAGTGTTACCCATGTAATAGCATCAACAGATGAAAATGGCGCATGCAGAAGGACTCTCAAAGTATTGATGGGTATTCTAGAGGGAAAATGGATTCTCAGCATTGAGT GGATCAAAGCTTGCATAAGAGAAGCTGGACCTGTTGATGAGGACCTTTATGAAGTTAATGTCGACATCCATGGAATTAAGGATGGTCCCCATCTTGGCCGACTAAGAGTATTGAACAAG CAACCAAAGCTTTTTGATGGCTACAAGTTCTATTTTGTTGGAGATTTCATCCCATCATACAAAGGCTATCTGCAAGACCTTGTGATTGCTGCTGGAGGGATAATTCTTCATAGAAAACCTGTATCAGATGACCAAAATCCAGTGTCACATATCCGTCCACAGCAAGCCCTCATAATCTACAATCTTGAGGTTTCTGCTAATTGTAATCCGTTGGAAAAGGATGCAATTTTCAGCCAAAGGCGACATGATGCAGAGGTTTTGGCAAGATCTACTGGTTCAGTGGTTGCAAGTAATACATGGATTCTGAACTCCATTGCTGGCTGCAAGCTGCAAAGCCTTGCTTAA
- the LOC131638823 gene encoding uncharacterized protein LOC131638823 isoform X1 has translation MDHVRAFSSPQLTPNNNGQPELGMEGLATNVRLLLKLIQDHNGATTKENDERKFHRVNGMMFLLDEVRTRVQKVQTSTKKRAELRRCNTDLRPNIPKDKKAPDAPADDKERLKKELTASLVARQSLQAMCSSLGKEKQIMASELSRKAQELTELEELIGDLKAQNDMLMGKLHACSSEQKEKKSNSGVEMEGNIVLQERTKALSEQLLKSIDGYRSLKRKVKDMQEEKGETHATIEKMGLEVQSSIDRIHGFKEQMVTTTLETSDVKEEFSALEHMLESLSMKISKLTEKKI, from the exons ATGGATCATGTCCGGGCATTTTCATCTCCCCAATTAACTCCAAATAACAATGGACAACCAGAACTTGGTATGGAAG GCCTTGCCACAAATGTTAGATTATTGTTGAAACTAATTCAAGATCATAACGGGGCTACCACGAAGGAAAACGATGAGAGGAAGTTTCATAGGGTGAATGGTATGATGTTTCTCTTAGATGAGGTTAGGACAAGGGTTCAAAAAGTTCAAACTTCTACCAAGAAAAGAGCTGAACTTAGGAGGTGTAACACTGACCTTAGGCCAAACATTCCAAAGGACAAAAAAGCTCCTGATGCACCTGCAGATGACAAAGAAAGACTAAAGAAAGAGCTAACCGCGAGCTTGGTGGCGAGACAGAGTCTTCAAGCGATGTGTTCGAGTTTGGGAAAAGAAAAGCAAATCATGGcttctgaactttctagaaagGCTCAAGAATTGACAGAACTCGAGGAGCTTATCGGGGATCTAAAAGCTCAGAATGACATGTTGATGGGGAAGTTGCATGCATGTAGCTCAGAGCAGAAGGAAAAGAAGAGTAATAGTGGAGTTGAAATGGAAGGGAACATAGTCCTTCAAGAGCGTACCAAGGCTCTTTCTGAACAACTCTTAAAATCCATTGATGGTTACAGGTCTTTGAAGAGGAAAGTAAAAGACATGCAAGAGGAAAAAGGGGAAACGCATGCTACAATTGAGAAAATGGGGTTAGAAGTTCAATCAAGCATTGACAGGATTCATGGCTTCAAGGAACAAATGGTAACAACTACTCTAGAAACAAGTGATGTCAAAGAGGAATTCTCAGCTTTAGAGCATATGCTTGAATCTCTTAgcatgaaaatatcaaaacttacAGAGAAGAAAATTTAA
- the LOC131638823 gene encoding uncharacterized protein LOC131638823 isoform X2: MDHVRAFSSPQLTPNNNGQPELGLATNVRLLLKLIQDHNGATTKENDERKFHRVNGMMFLLDEVRTRVQKVQTSTKKRAELRRCNTDLRPNIPKDKKAPDAPADDKERLKKELTASLVARQSLQAMCSSLGKEKQIMASELSRKAQELTELEELIGDLKAQNDMLMGKLHACSSEQKEKKSNSGVEMEGNIVLQERTKALSEQLLKSIDGYRSLKRKVKDMQEEKGETHATIEKMGLEVQSSIDRIHGFKEQMVTTTLETSDVKEEFSALEHMLESLSMKISKLTEKKI; this comes from the exons ATGGATCATGTCCGGGCATTTTCATCTCCCCAATTAACTCCAAATAACAATGGACAACCAGAACTTG GCCTTGCCACAAATGTTAGATTATTGTTGAAACTAATTCAAGATCATAACGGGGCTACCACGAAGGAAAACGATGAGAGGAAGTTTCATAGGGTGAATGGTATGATGTTTCTCTTAGATGAGGTTAGGACAAGGGTTCAAAAAGTTCAAACTTCTACCAAGAAAAGAGCTGAACTTAGGAGGTGTAACACTGACCTTAGGCCAAACATTCCAAAGGACAAAAAAGCTCCTGATGCACCTGCAGATGACAAAGAAAGACTAAAGAAAGAGCTAACCGCGAGCTTGGTGGCGAGACAGAGTCTTCAAGCGATGTGTTCGAGTTTGGGAAAAGAAAAGCAAATCATGGcttctgaactttctagaaagGCTCAAGAATTGACAGAACTCGAGGAGCTTATCGGGGATCTAAAAGCTCAGAATGACATGTTGATGGGGAAGTTGCATGCATGTAGCTCAGAGCAGAAGGAAAAGAAGAGTAATAGTGGAGTTGAAATGGAAGGGAACATAGTCCTTCAAGAGCGTACCAAGGCTCTTTCTGAACAACTCTTAAAATCCATTGATGGTTACAGGTCTTTGAAGAGGAAAGTAAAAGACATGCAAGAGGAAAAAGGGGAAACGCATGCTACAATTGAGAAAATGGGGTTAGAAGTTCAATCAAGCATTGACAGGATTCATGGCTTCAAGGAACAAATGGTAACAACTACTCTAGAAACAAGTGATGTCAAAGAGGAATTCTCAGCTTTAGAGCATATGCTTGAATCTCTTAgcatgaaaatatcaaaacttacAGAGAAGAAAATTTAA